The following proteins are encoded in a genomic region of Phaeodactylum tricornutum CCAP 1055/1 chromosome 1, whole genome shotgun sequence:
- a CDS encoding predicted protein: MATASAADPNNPGNVLASAVDTEINKFRGLQEKMGRLASDLQIVVGQETENEMVLQELNLQQSDSAVYKQVGPVLIKQNLEEAQETVRKRLEFIASEKKGLEGKIQATEKEGNELALKIQKMQSNLQQTTADAVRAITAEHGGTAR; the protein is encoded by the coding sequence ATGGCAACAGCTAGTGCTGCCGATCCGAACAATCCAGGCAACGTTTTGGCGTCTGCGGTGGACACTGAAATCAACAAATTTCGTGGCTTACAGGAAAAAATGGGCAGACTTGCATCCGATCTGCAGATTGTCGTGGGTCAGGAAACGGAAAACGAAATGGTTCTACAAGAGCTTAATCTGCAGCAGAGCGACTCAGCCGTGTACAAACAAGTGGGACCCGTTTTGATCAAGCAGAATCTGGAAGAAGCCCAGGAAACGGTACGGAAACGTCTAGAGTTTATCGCCAGTGAAAAAAAAGGACTCGAAGGCAAGATACAAGCCACGGAAAAGGAGGGCAACGAGCTCGCCCTGAAAATTCAGAAAATGCAATCCAACTTGCAGCAAACGACTGCGGATGCTGTAAGGGCCATTACCGCAGAACACGGGGGGACCGCTCGATAA
- a CDS encoding predicted protein, which yields MKTALDKGTVTKKGKLRKRKKQTVPSNLSSNSKRPAETTENLTSHPDDFTSRENLGDLDLDDFFATVAESIEKEEEENSVSSVEGEADLESDDEQAVGASKKPKQEDSVSDSDRSNSDDEDVDNAEARMKEEMAKMEKADPDFHKFLKENEESLLEFGDAHGENGEDNVDTETLDDEVIENEKEGEHRKGQPAVVLTPVVLKALYQGTFVSHGVTSLKKLVSAYRAACHLADSTSEDDKKAPREDGKDYIIESSKVFDQLMLLCLNRCHEEFRFHLLGEEKAENEEEITIETTRQESDENKPINPSKLSKSGKWDNIRPIILSFFRSTLHVLDEAKEPELVTVIVKALSKYIPFLSAFERIAEGMLKALTALWSAPLDSSEDYQVVRLNAFFRIRQLALTQPFPFVETCLKKIYLAYARRAKLGVSSSATTAMPTLTFMGNCLVELYSLDYHSSYQHAFVYIRQLALLLRAAMQKKTKESFQQVFCWQYVHCLKLWVAVLSQAAPTDDGAMMRSLIFPLTEIIQGTCRLVPAPVRHVPMRFHCIRLLQQLAAASESFIPTTSFLLECLDWKEWYLSPKKVKGGGGATRGLQMQYLLKLGKDDALRTQEQLEPAISEWFVLMQREIELYRYSAGFPEFSIRIVQRLKLFCKETRNARWRTYARGCIDTCDRYRVEAVAGRAKLQEAPKDVNRLECLRPHGVPAMGNRLQADIDKEAKALQASQSAVPSVKNCNKRKSDDGPEQDAAGNEEDKTESKSTKRRRKKKEAAAKKNQNQEYEIVGEEVLEQKDQVKEGIDWSDDED from the coding sequence ATGAAAACTGCTTTGGACAAAGGAACTGTCacgaaaaaaggaaagctTCGCAAGCGCAAAAAGCAGACGGTGCCCAGCAATCTTTcgagcaacagcaaaaggcCAGCGGAGACTACAGAGAATTTAACTAGTCACCCTGATGACTTTACTAGTAGAGAAAACCTAGGGGACCTGGATCTGGACGATTTCTTTGCCACTGTGGCCGAATCGATTgaaaaggaggaagaagaaaattcAGTGTCTTCAGTCGAGGGCGAAGCTGACTTGGAGTCCGATGACGAGCAAGCAGTTGGAGCAAGCAAGAAACCCAAACAGGAGGACTCCGTATCTGACAGCGACAGAAGTAAcagcgatgacgaagacgtcGATAACGCCGAAGCCCGAATGAAGGAAGAGatggcaaaaatggaaaaagcGGACCCGGACTTTCACaaatttttgaaagaaaatgagGAATCACTTCTCGAGTTCGGTGATGCTCACGGGGAAAATGGTGAAGACAACGTAGATACGGAAACGTTGGACGACGAGGTGATTGagaatgaaaaagaaggggAACACCGCAAAGGACAACCGGCTGTGGTTTTGACGCCTGTAGTCCTAAAGGCGCTCTATCAGGGTACTTTTGTTTCCCACGGTGTCACAAGCTTAAAAAAGCTGGTCAGCGCGTACAGGGCAGCTTGTCATTTAGCCGATAGTACGTCCGAGGACGACAAAAAGGCACCACGAGAAGACGGAAAGGACTATATCATTGAATCGTCGAAAGTATTTGATCAACTGATGCTTCTTTGTTTGAACAGATGCCACGAAGAGTTTCGCTTTCATCTTCTCGGTGAAGAAAAAGCAGAGAACGAAGAGGAGATTACAATAGAAACAACAAGGCAAGAGTCGGATGAGAACAAGCCAATCAATCCTTCAAAGCTGTCTAAATCTGGAAAATGGGACAATATTCGCCCGATTATTCTCTCTTTCTTCCGATCAACGCTTCACGTATTGGATGAAGCCAAGGAGCCGGAACTCGTCACTGTGATTGTGAAGGCCTTGTCAAAGTACATCCCATTCCTGTCAGCTTTCGAGCGCATAGCAGAAGGGATGTTGAAAGCGTTAACCGCTCTGTGGAGCGCTCCTTTGGATTCTTCGGAAGACTATCAGGTTGTGCGACTCAACGCATTTTTTCGTATACGGCAACTCGCACTAACTCAACCATTTCCGTTCGTTGAAACTTGTCTGAAAAAGATTTACTTGGCGTATGCGCGTCGCGCGAAACTCGGAGTCTCCTCTTCGGCTACGACTGCAATGCCCACATTGACTTTCATGGGCAACTGCCTTGTTGAGCTTTACAGCCTGGACTATCATTCGTCGTATCAGCACGCGTTTGTTTACATTCGGCAGTTGGCGTTGCTTCTTCGTGCCGCaatgcaaaagaaaacaaaagaatCGTTTCAACAAGTCTTTTGTTGGCAGTACGTACACTGCTTGAAACTTTGGGTCGCCGTATTATCGCAGGCCGCACCCACTGATGACGGCGCCATGATGCGTTCGCTCATCTTTCCGTTGACCGAAATTATCCAGGGCACTTGTCGTCTCGTTCCTGCACCAGTTCGCCACGTACCAATGCGATTCCACTGCATTCGACTGTTACAGCAGCTTGCGGCGGCTTCCGAATCCTTCATTCCAACAACGTCGTTTTTGCTCGAATGCTTGGACTGGAAAGAATGGTATTTATCGCCGAAGAAAGTAAAAGGTGGAGGAGGTGCGACGCGGGGTCTGCAAATGCAGTATCTGCTGAAACTTGGCAAAGACGATGCTTTACGGACGCAGGAACAGTTGGAGCCAGCTATTAGTGAATGGTTTGTTTTGATGCAACGCGAAATTGAGCTATACCGCTACTCAGCGGGTTTCCCCGAGTTTAGTATTCGCATCGTACAGCGCCTCAAGCTATTTTGTAAAGAAACACGCAACGCTCGTTGGCGTACGTATGCTCGGGGCTGTATCGACACATGTGATCGCTATCGAGTGGAAGCTGTGGCTGGAAGAGCCAAGCTGCAAGAAGCTCCAAAAGATGTGAACCGCCTCGAGTGCTTGCGCCCTCATGGAGTCCCAGCTATGGGAAACCGTCTCCAGGCGGATATAGACAAGGAGGCCAAGGCCCTACAAGCAAGCCAATCTGCTGTACCTTCCGTTAAAAATTGCAATAAACGCAAGAGCGATGACGGGCCTGAACAAGACGCGGCGGGAAACGAAGAAGACAAAACAGAGAGCAAGTCAACTAAGCGAagacgaaagaagaaggaaGCGGCGGCTAAGAAGAACCAAAACCAGGAATATGAGATTGTTGGCGAGGAAGTTCTCGAGCAAAAGGATCAAGTGAAGGAGGGGATCGACTGGtctgacgacgaagattaG
- a CDS encoding predicted protein produces the protein MDERTSDSSLESRRKDDRRSSKKHKYRNENRHKKKSHRQESHISSDDYRPKERKRHKKESKRGCRKEKKRRDGERSIGDSDPLRRNAQLADALFNVLELHPLMATDLPIMLVRLGGGASFDLTSMTDRSAATSLENLFEHLEAFGMHRDSFGAWIWKDSIVKFEKVEERREDKAIVKHQKSSSRQSKIDKVLTSKAESILGTSKDKGLQNDLIVLCKMIMNGENVALDGLPDKNLKESLESLLQQCGLEKAEIEDSDSEENEISEPIYGYGLPEDGTEEALRQLNLIVYACTSFAARAMNDRRPLKGPLLNPTDYEKLDQMGKNKEGEQDSSDDEGPAPLGAQSKESAYSTEAILAEAKLRDVEMQQVKGIAVVRETDPSIREEWMLVPGKFDFLSSIKSGQALKSRTFRGENIQAEMDSIMQAHSDARGPSLVEQHRQRKAEVAADADDNKSWKWNRDNDLDSGRRVDKNALNMVLGGAAGFLEDNYQSALSFKHSSLSFTSPRFAEFFLQVLKVFGQHLFDFVIASLTITSHELFQ, from the exons ATGGATGAACGAACGAGTGACAGCTCGCTGGAAAGCAGAAGGAAAGATGACCGTCGCTCGTCAAAAAAACACAAATACCGTAATGAAAACCgacacaaaaagaaaagccaCAGGCAAGAGTCGCACATCTCATCTGACGATTACCGAcccaaagaaagaaagcGGCATAAAAAAGAAAGTAAAAGGGGTTGTcggaaagaaaagaaacgcaGAGACGGGGAGCGGAGCATTGGAGACTCGGATCCCTTGCGTCGAAATGCTCAACTTGCCGATGCGCTGTTTAACGTGTTGGAGTTGCACCCTTTAATGGCTACTGATCTTCCTATTATGTTGGTCCGTCTAGGAGGAGGGGCATCATTCGACTTGACTTCAATGACCGACAGGAGTGCCGCGACCTCTCTTGAGAATCTATTTGAGCATTTGGAGGCTTTTGGAATGCATCGGGACTCTTTTGGTGCATGGATTTGGAAAG ATTCCATTGTCAAGTTTGAGAAAGTCGAAGAAAGGAGAGAGGACAAGGCAATTGTAAAGCACCAAAAGTCGTCAAGCCGTCAGTCAAAAATAGACAAAGTCCTGACAAGTAAAGCAGAATCTATCCTGGGCACTTCAAAGGACAAAGGGTTGCAAAACGACTTGATTGTTCTCTGCAAAATGATAATGAATGGGGAGAACGTTGCGCTAGATGGATTACCGGACAAAAATCTTAAAGAGTCTTTGGAGTCTCTTTTGCAGCAATGTGGACTGGAAAAGGCAGAAATTGAAGACTCTGACAGCGAGGAAAACGAAATTTCTGAGCCAATCTACGGATACGGGCTACCTGAAGATGGCACTGAAGAAGCCTTGCGACAGCTGAATTTGATTGTATATGCATGCACTTCGTTTGCAGCGCGGGCTATGAATGACCGCCGTCCTTTAAAAGGTCCGTTACTGAATCCCACCGATTATGAGAAATTAGACCAAATGGGAAAGAACAAGGAGGGTGAGCAGGACtcgagcgacgacgaaggacCAGCTCCGCTAGGAGCACAGTCGAAAGAATCGGCCTATTCTACAGAGGCAATCTTAGCGGAGGCAAAATTGCGCGACGTTGAAATGCAGCAAGTCAAAGGCATTGCTGTTGTCCGGGAAACAGATCCATCGATTCGAGAGGAGTGGATGCTTGTTCCAGGTAAATTCGACTTTCTTAGTTCTATCAAGTCTGGACAAGCTCTGAAAAGCCGAACATTTCGGGGCGAAA ATATTCAAGCTGAAATGGATTCTATCATGCAAGCCCATTCTGATGCACGAGGTCCATCCCTAGTGGAGCAACATCGTCAAAGAAAGGCTGAAGTGGCggccgacgccgacgacaacaagTCGTGGAAGTGGAACCGGGATAATGATTTGGATTCGGGACGACGAGTGGATAAAAACGCGTTGAATATGGTACTGGGAGGTGCA GCGGGTTTTCTGGAAGATAATTATCAGAGCGCGTTATCGTTTAAGCACTCTTCGCTTTCGTTTACGTCTCCTAGGTTTGCTGAATTTTTTCTTCAAGTCCTGAAAGTATTCGGTCAGCATCTTTTCGACTTCGTCATCGCGTCCCTTACGATAACCAGCCATGAACTCTTTCAGTGA
- a CDS encoding predicted protein, whose amino-acid sequence MGYIDGDTFLTTESFDVCLRATAAWIRAVDLVAASSGSASMALTRPPGHHATKSVSNGFCIFNFGAAAALHVLQDPNKRVSVIDWDVHYGQGVADILENCPRARYVSIHQSPAFPYMGEKLTVEGKHENVYTIPMPPETSWTCGYEQLFEKAIHFACEPGKWEPDVVIVCAGYDALDSDDLASACLTAADFGKMTSRLYEHLANTRPDRMPSIVIGLEGGYQL is encoded by the coding sequence ATGGGGTACATCGACGGCGACACATTCTTAACTACCGAGTCGTTTGATGTTTGCTTGCGCGCCACGGCCGCCTGGATTCGTGCCGTTGACCTGGTCGCCGCTTCCTCAGGCAGTGCGAGTATGGCTTTGACGAGACCACCGGGTCATCACGCGACAAAGAGTGTCTCGAATGGCTTTTGTATTTTTAATTTTGGCGCTGCCGCCGCGTTGCACGTCCTCCAGGACCCCAACAAACGTGTGAGCGTCATTGACTGGGATGTACACTATGGCCAGGGCGTTGCCGATATTCTCGAAAATTGTCCTCGAGCTCGATACGTTTCAATTCACCAAAGTCCTGCCTTTCCATATATGGGAGAAAAGCTAACGGTAGAAGGTAAGCACGAAAACGTGTATACAATTCCCATGCCACCAGAAACCAGTTGGACTTGTGGTTACGAGCAATTGTTCGAAAAAGCCATTCATTTTGCTTGTGAACCAGGCAAATGGGAACCGGACGTTGTCATTGTATGCGCGGGCTATGATGCTCTCGATAGCGATGATCTTGCTAGTGCTTGCCTGACAGCAGCAGACTTTGGTAAGATGACGAGCCGATTGTATGAGCATCTGGCCAACACTCGACCAGATCGAATGCCTTCCATCGTCATTGGCCTTGAAGGTGGCTATCAATTA